Within the Clostridiales bacterium genome, the region AGGAAGATCGCCTGGCCGGCCGTACCGGAGTTACACCAGATGAATTGGACAGCTATCTCGAAAGCATTATTGACGAGGTGGAGCATGGAAAAGAGAGTTCAGTATAAGGTGATTGTTTCCGACCGTGCCCGTCAAATGTTGGCGGGTCACGTGCGATTTCTGGCACAGAAAAGTCCTGCTGCTGCACGTAGAACAAAAAACGATTTTATGAATGCTATTCACTCTCTTTCTATAATGCCTGAACGATTTCCATTTCTTACTGCAGAATTTATCCCACTAAATAAGTATCATAAGATGTTTGTCGAAAATTATTATCTGGTTCTATATCAAATTAAGGATCAAACAGTGT harbors:
- a CDS encoding type II toxin-antitoxin system RelE/ParE family toxin produces the protein MEKRVQYKVIVSDRARQMLAGHVRFLAQKSPAAARRTKNDFMNAIHSLSIMPERFPFLTAEFIPLNKYHKMFVENYYLVLYQIKDQTVYVDYIVDCRQDYGWLVR